In Chthonomonas sp., a single genomic region encodes these proteins:
- a CDS encoding Mu-like prophage major head subunit gpT family protein, with protein sequence MALTRSDIPDLLLPGLRAEFESAYRSEVDESIAQRIATVIHTSTPVQKYAWLGSTPPMREFVDERRPSGLSAYAVSIEDKVFESTIAVERKAIEDDQIDLIRLRIRDLAYRVAQHRHHMVIQALVSGFDAAGYDGVSLFSGQHPVGGSTWSNRTSLALSTNALADAINQMMTVPDDQGIPLGIVPDTLVVGPKLQWLASEIVDSPVVVYKGNATDTASATNYLNAFQGKVKVVVSPYLTGGADDYWYLLDTKRPIRAVILQQRSDVPVEFAALDASSKSESAFMRDRFLYGVRARYNVGLGLWQTAFGGQI encoded by the coding sequence ATGGCTCTTACTAGAAGTGACATCCCCGACCTGCTATTGCCAGGTTTGAGGGCAGAGTTTGAATCGGCGTACCGCAGTGAAGTGGACGAGAGCATCGCCCAGCGGATCGCCACTGTGATCCACACTTCGACTCCGGTGCAAAAGTATGCGTGGCTGGGTTCGACCCCGCCGATGCGCGAGTTCGTGGACGAACGTCGTCCTTCCGGACTCAGTGCGTACGCGGTCAGCATCGAGGACAAGGTCTTCGAATCGACCATTGCGGTTGAGCGAAAGGCGATTGAGGACGATCAGATTGATCTGATCCGACTGCGGATTCGGGATCTGGCATACCGCGTGGCGCAGCATCGGCATCACATGGTCATCCAAGCGCTGGTTTCAGGGTTCGACGCAGCGGGCTACGATGGAGTGTCGCTGTTCTCGGGTCAGCACCCGGTGGGTGGAAGCACTTGGTCCAATAGGACCAGTTTGGCGCTCTCCACCAATGCGCTCGCCGACGCTATTAACCAGATGATGACGGTTCCGGACGACCAGGGAATTCCGCTGGGGATCGTGCCCGATACGCTCGTTGTTGGTCCAAAGCTCCAGTGGCTAGCGTCGGAGATCGTGGACAGCCCGGTAGTGGTGTACAAGGGTAACGCTACCGACACCGCAAGCGCGACCAACTATCTGAATGCGTTCCAGGGGAAGGTCAAGGTCGTTGTTTCGCCCTATCTGACGGGAGGCGCCGACGACTACTGGTACTTGCTTGATACAAAACGTCCGATTCGTGCGGTGATCTTGCAGCAGCGGTCCGATGTGCCCGTGGAGTTTGCAGCACTGGACGCCAGTTCCAAAAGCGAGTCGGCGTTCATGCGCGATCGTTTCTTGTACGGAGTTCGGGCGCGGTACAACGTTGGGCTGGGCCTCTGGCAAACCGCATTCGGAGGACAGATTTGA
- the pyk gene encoding pyruvate kinase has translation MKRRTKIVCTLGPAVDSQGHISNLVDAGMNVARLNCSHGDWSAKHQWVDWIRKHDTETRHIALLADLQGPKFRIGTFEGGGIDVHAGQSLTVGREPGSIIQVPGDEIFEAMQSGARVLMGDGDVELKIGSRSGEQFEAKVVNGGRIKSRQGITLVNRAFAVPALTDKDREDVYEAAKANVDFIALSYVRHAADLRELRRLVDQYDPSIRLCAKIETKEALRDIDDILKVADLIMVARGDLGLQMDLEDVPMAQKHIIARCNRAGKPVITATQMLESMITNARPTRAEATDIANAILDGTDAVMLSGETAAGAYPIEAVRTMHRIAEKAEAAFDHAERLREWQPTAQGAELLTEAVAHGAVQLAQTVRAKAIVTTSTSGLTPRMVSRFRPKCPIYCATWNDRTKAHLSIQWGVETVRVDLPPSTDEVMHAAVNAFIRHKKLKVGDTIIVTAGVPAGQVGNTNLIYVETVK, from the coding sequence ATGAAGCGTCGCACCAAGATCGTATGCACACTCGGCCCCGCGGTGGACTCCCAAGGGCACATCTCAAACCTGGTCGACGCGGGGATGAACGTCGCGCGGCTCAACTGCAGCCACGGCGATTGGAGCGCCAAACACCAGTGGGTGGACTGGATCCGGAAGCACGACACCGAGACGCGGCATATCGCTTTGCTGGCCGACCTTCAAGGCCCGAAGTTCCGCATCGGCACGTTTGAGGGGGGCGGGATCGATGTCCACGCCGGACAGTCCCTGACTGTGGGGCGCGAGCCGGGCTCGATCATCCAGGTGCCCGGCGATGAGATTTTCGAAGCGATGCAATCCGGCGCGCGCGTGCTCATGGGCGACGGCGACGTTGAGCTCAAGATCGGTTCCAGGTCGGGTGAGCAGTTTGAAGCCAAGGTCGTCAACGGCGGGCGGATCAAGTCGCGACAAGGAATTACCCTGGTGAATCGAGCGTTCGCCGTCCCTGCGCTCACCGACAAAGACCGCGAGGACGTGTACGAAGCGGCCAAGGCCAATGTCGACTTCATTGCGCTCAGCTACGTCCGGCATGCCGCGGATCTGCGCGAGCTGCGACGCTTGGTCGATCAGTACGATCCAAGCATCCGGTTGTGCGCAAAAATCGAGACGAAAGAGGCGCTTCGGGATATCGACGACATCTTGAAGGTGGCCGACCTGATTATGGTCGCACGCGGCGACCTCGGGTTGCAGATGGATCTGGAGGACGTGCCAATGGCTCAGAAGCACATCATTGCGCGCTGCAATCGCGCTGGCAAGCCGGTCATCACCGCCACCCAGATGCTGGAAAGCATGATTACCAACGCTCGGCCTACACGGGCCGAAGCCACCGATATCGCCAATGCGATCTTGGACGGCACCGACGCGGTGATGCTGAGCGGCGAAACTGCGGCGGGGGCCTACCCGATCGAAGCCGTGCGCACGATGCACCGCATCGCGGAAAAGGCTGAAGCCGCATTTGACCACGCCGAGCGTCTGCGAGAATGGCAGCCGACGGCACAAGGTGCCGAGCTCTTGACCGAGGCGGTCGCACACGGGGCCGTCCAGCTTGCTCAAACCGTCCGGGCCAAGGCGATCGTGACCACGAGCACGAGCGGTCTCACGCCGAGAATGGTGAGTCGGTTCCGGCCTAAGTGTCCCATCTACTGCGCCACTTGGAACGACCGAACGAAGGCCCACCTCAGCATCCAATGGGGCGTCGAGACCGTACGCGTCGATCTTCCGCCCTCAACCGATGAGGTCATGCACGCGGCGGTCAACGCCTTCATCCGGCACAAAAAACTAAAGGTTGGAGACACCATCATCGTGACCGCGGGGGTCCCTGCCGGGCAGGTCGGAAACACGAATCTGATTTACGTCGAAACCGTCAAATGA
- the purF gene encoding amidophosphoribosyltransferase: MSYTTVVPHDLDDDRLKEECGVLGLFTPHDEAARLAFFALFALQHRGQESAGIAVSDGETVHMEKGMGLVSQVFNEETLARMPGHIAIGHTRYSTSGASVLRNAQPIYCQSLVGEIAVAHNGNLINAGEIREQLLADGIELETTADSEVIARLIVLHLDQGPEHAVATVMRLLKGAYSVTVLTPDRIMGFRDPNGIRPLSAGTLGDGYMIASESCAFNPIGGQVTHELGPGEMVIIDAQGMRFAQGAPPVRPAMCLFEFIYFARPDSRMYGELLYSVRGRMGENLAEEHAVDADVVIPVPDSGIPAALGYSRKSGIPFCEGMTKSRYIHRTFIQPDQRMRELGVRMKLTPLVDHIAGKRVILVDDSIVRATTTKQIVRMLFEAGAKEVHVRITAPPIKHPCFYGIDMASKGELAAAIMTIDEICTHIGASSLGYLSIPGAVRAAGRDENHFCLACFSGEYPIPVPEQITKLAFEQPPDVGQIATFHSR, translated from the coding sequence TTGAGTTACACTACGGTGGTGCCGCACGACCTAGACGACGATCGACTGAAGGAAGAGTGCGGCGTACTCGGACTCTTTACGCCGCATGACGAGGCGGCTCGTCTTGCATTCTTTGCCCTCTTTGCCCTACAGCATCGCGGCCAGGAGTCTGCCGGGATCGCGGTGAGCGACGGCGAGACGGTTCACATGGAGAAGGGGATGGGCCTGGTCAGCCAGGTCTTCAACGAAGAGACATTGGCACGCATGCCCGGGCACATCGCCATCGGTCACACTCGATACTCCACGAGCGGCGCAAGTGTTTTGCGCAATGCCCAGCCGATCTACTGCCAGAGCCTGGTGGGAGAGATCGCCGTCGCGCACAACGGTAACCTCATCAACGCGGGCGAAATCAGGGAGCAGTTGCTAGCCGATGGAATCGAACTGGAGACCACGGCGGACAGCGAGGTCATCGCGCGGCTCATCGTTCTGCACTTGGACCAAGGGCCGGAGCATGCAGTCGCGACGGTGATGCGATTGCTGAAAGGTGCTTACAGCGTGACCGTCCTGACACCTGATCGGATCATGGGCTTCCGCGATCCTAACGGGATTCGACCTCTGTCAGCAGGCACGCTCGGCGACGGCTACATGATCGCGAGCGAGTCGTGCGCTTTCAACCCGATTGGGGGGCAAGTGACGCATGAGCTTGGCCCCGGGGAAATGGTGATCATCGATGCGCAAGGGATGCGGTTTGCCCAAGGTGCTCCTCCCGTGCGCCCGGCAATGTGCCTCTTCGAATTCATCTACTTTGCGCGGCCCGACAGCCGCATGTACGGCGAATTGCTCTACAGCGTGCGCGGGCGGATGGGCGAGAATCTGGCTGAGGAACACGCCGTCGATGCCGATGTGGTGATCCCTGTGCCCGACTCCGGGATTCCGGCTGCGCTTGGCTACAGCCGGAAATCAGGAATCCCATTCTGCGAAGGGATGACCAAGAGTCGGTACATCCACCGCACGTTCATTCAGCCCGACCAGCGGATGCGCGAGCTCGGCGTGCGCATGAAGCTGACTCCCTTGGTCGATCACATCGCGGGGAAGCGAGTGATCCTCGTGGACGATTCGATCGTGCGCGCGACGACCACGAAGCAGATCGTGCGGATGCTCTTCGAGGCGGGTGCCAAGGAAGTCCATGTGCGGATCACCGCGCCGCCCATCAAACACCCGTGCTTCTACGGGATCGACATGGCGAGCAAGGGCGAACTGGCCGCAGCGATCATGACGATCGATGAGATTTGTACGCACATCGGGGCGAGTTCTTTAGGTTATCTGAGCATTCCGGGTGCGGTGCGGGCGGCCGGACGTGACGAGAATCACTTTTGTCTGGCTTGCTTCAGCGGCGAGTATCCGATCCCTGTTCCCGAGCAGATAACCAAGCTCGCGTTCGAGCAGCCACCCGATGTCGGACAGATCGCGACATTCCACAGTCGGTAA
- a CDS encoding adenylosuccinate synthase yields MPTLVIVGAQWGDEAKGKMVDWLGSESHVVVRYSGGNNAGHTVIVGDQVYKFHLLPAGILHPDCTAVLGSGMVICPRGLLEEYDRTAAISQPLGTLKISSAAHVVFPYHRLLDQLEEEARGANKIGTTSRGIGPAYQDKVARIGIRMGEFVNPEHFRERLRDVMAVKNRLLGMFGSESLDFEEVYAEYSAYADRLRPFVCDTDWDLQEAVKRGDRILFEGAQGTFLDLDHGTYPYVTSSHPTSAGACLGTGIGPRDIQNVLGVCKAYATRVGSGPFPTELDDATGEQIRAQGHEYGTTTGRGRRCGWLDLVALRQSCRLNSMSGLIVTRLDVLSGIGPLQVATGYKLDGADVPFLPADVADLARVEAQLQPMDGWDGDLQSARKLEHLPEATRRYLRFIEDFCETPIAVLSVGPDREQTILLRPDLIWGPQPVAAAGV; encoded by the coding sequence ATGCCCACCCTCGTGATCGTCGGTGCCCAATGGGGCGATGAAGCTAAAGGAAAAATGGTCGATTGGCTGGGATCGGAATCCCACGTCGTCGTCCGCTACAGCGGTGGCAACAACGCCGGGCACACGGTCATCGTTGGGGATCAAGTTTACAAGTTTCACCTGCTCCCGGCGGGCATCTTGCACCCCGACTGCACCGCAGTCCTCGGCAGCGGCATGGTCATTTGCCCCCGAGGACTTCTCGAAGAGTACGACCGAACGGCGGCGATTTCGCAACCTCTCGGAACGCTGAAGATCAGCTCGGCTGCCCACGTTGTTTTTCCCTACCATCGGTTGCTGGACCAGTTGGAAGAGGAGGCTCGTGGCGCGAACAAGATCGGCACGACCTCGCGCGGGATCGGCCCGGCCTACCAAGACAAGGTCGCCCGCATCGGCATCCGGATGGGCGAGTTCGTCAATCCCGAGCATTTCCGCGAGCGGTTGCGCGATGTGATGGCGGTGAAGAACCGGCTGCTAGGGATGTTTGGGAGCGAGTCGCTGGATTTCGAGGAAGTCTATGCCGAATACAGCGCGTACGCCGACCGTCTACGGCCGTTCGTGTGCGACACGGACTGGGACTTGCAGGAGGCGGTCAAGCGTGGCGACCGGATCCTGTTCGAGGGGGCCCAAGGGACCTTCTTGGATCTGGATCACGGGACGTACCCGTACGTGACCAGCAGCCATCCGACGTCTGCGGGAGCTTGTCTGGGGACGGGCATCGGGCCGCGCGATATCCAAAACGTACTGGGGGTCTGCAAGGCGTACGCGACGCGCGTCGGGAGCGGGCCATTCCCTACGGAACTGGACGACGCGACCGGCGAGCAGATCCGGGCGCAGGGCCACGAGTACGGAACGACGACTGGACGTGGGCGGCGTTGCGGCTGGCTCGACTTGGTCGCGCTGCGGCAAAGCTGCCGGCTCAACTCAATGAGCGGCTTGATCGTCACGAGGCTGGACGTTTTGAGTGGCATTGGACCGCTGCAAGTGGCCACTGGCTACAAGCTTGATGGGGCCGATGTCCCGTTCTTGCCTGCGGACGTCGCGGACCTCGCCCGAGTCGAGGCGCAACTCCAGCCCATGGACGGTTGGGACGGCGATCTCCAGTCAGCGCGAAAGTTGGAGCACCTGCCGGAGGCGACTCGACGGTACTTGAGGTTCATCGAAGACTTCTGCGAGACTCCTATCGCGGTCCTGAGCGTCGGCCCGGATCGGGAACAAACCATTCTCCTGCGTCCCGACTTGATCTGGGGCCCGCAACCGGTCGCAGCGGCAGGGGTTTGA
- a CDS encoding MFS transporter: MSAVLAPDERRNLRRVILASSAGTLIEWYDFYLFGALATILAANFFPKGNETAAFLSVLATFGAGFVVRPFGALVFGRMGDLVGRKVTFLLTLVMMGASTCVIGLLPTYETLGVAAPVVLVLLRLLQGLALGGEYGGAATYVAEHSPVGQRGHFTSYIQTTATLGLFVSLAVILITRVSLGEAAFGQWGWRIPFLLSAVLVFVSYLIRRRMEESPLFADIKAAGTTSKNPLRESFVQPENRRLVLLALFGATAGQGVVWYTGQFYAMTFLEKVMMIRPMTVNMIVAVALLLATPLFVVFGRLSDRVGRLKIMMFGCALAALLYIPIYQAMLLQVAPAKIEVGVAGTEFKVDRAVDPVTKQVIGVEQKTERWSNGLVRTTKTPVTPDEPHRALPKEKAKVEIQPPLAVCITLGALIFIQVVFVTMVYGPIAAFLVEMFPTRIRYTSMSLPYHLGNGVFGGLVPVIATYLQTSTKQNLAGLGYPIAIAVMTLLVGTCLIRHDSVHPGDPA, from the coding sequence ATGTCTGCCGTGCTAGCACCCGACGAGCGACGCAATCTGCGGCGCGTGATTCTCGCTTCGTCCGCGGGGACGCTGATTGAGTGGTACGACTTCTATCTGTTCGGTGCGCTGGCGACGATCTTGGCGGCGAACTTCTTTCCGAAGGGGAATGAGACCGCGGCCTTTCTGAGCGTTTTGGCGACCTTCGGCGCGGGCTTCGTCGTGAGGCCCTTTGGGGCGCTGGTCTTCGGTCGGATGGGCGATCTCGTCGGGCGCAAAGTTACGTTCCTGCTCACGCTCGTGATGATGGGTGCGTCCACGTGCGTGATCGGCTTGCTGCCGACCTACGAGACGCTCGGGGTTGCCGCGCCGGTAGTGCTGGTGTTGTTGAGACTGCTCCAGGGTCTGGCGCTGGGGGGCGAATACGGCGGTGCGGCAACGTACGTCGCCGAGCACTCGCCTGTGGGGCAGCGGGGCCACTTCACGAGCTACATTCAGACGACGGCGACCTTGGGGTTGTTCGTCTCACTGGCGGTCATTCTCATCACGCGGGTGTCGCTGGGTGAAGCGGCCTTTGGGCAATGGGGTTGGCGCATCCCGTTCCTGCTGAGCGCGGTGCTGGTGTTTGTCAGCTACCTGATCCGGCGTCGCATGGAGGAGTCTCCTCTCTTCGCGGACATCAAGGCAGCCGGGACGACGAGCAAGAACCCGTTACGCGAGAGCTTTGTCCAGCCGGAGAACCGCCGCTTGGTGCTGCTCGCGCTGTTTGGGGCGACTGCGGGGCAGGGAGTGGTTTGGTACACCGGGCAGTTCTACGCTATGACGTTCCTGGAGAAGGTCATGATGATCCGCCCTATGACGGTCAACATGATCGTGGCGGTTGCTCTCTTGCTGGCGACGCCGCTCTTCGTGGTGTTTGGTCGGCTGTCTGACCGGGTCGGACGGCTGAAGATCATGATGTTCGGGTGCGCGCTGGCCGCTCTGCTCTACATTCCGATCTATCAAGCGATGCTGTTGCAGGTTGCGCCCGCAAAGATCGAAGTCGGTGTTGCGGGGACCGAATTCAAAGTGGATCGGGCCGTCGATCCGGTCACAAAACAGGTGATCGGGGTGGAGCAGAAGACCGAGCGATGGTCGAACGGCTTGGTGCGGACGACCAAGACGCCAGTGACCCCCGACGAGCCGCATCGTGCCTTGCCCAAGGAGAAAGCAAAGGTGGAGATTCAGCCACCACTCGCGGTTTGTATTACGCTGGGCGCACTGATTTTCATACAAGTTGTTTTCGTGACGATGGTGTACGGCCCCATTGCCGCGTTTCTCGTCGAGATGTTCCCGACACGCATCCGCTATACGTCCATGTCGCTGCCGTATCACCTCGGCAACGGGGTCTTCGGCGGGCTGGTGCCCGTCATCGCGACCTACCTGCAGACAAGCACGAAACAGAACCTAGCGGGACTGGGTTATCCGATCGCAATTGCCGTGATGACCTTGCTCGTGGGGACGTGTTTGATCCGGCACGACTCGGTGCATCCGGGGGACCCCGCATAA
- the rimO gene encoding 30S ribosomal protein S12 methylthiotransferase RimO, producing MPEKPKNARIITLGCAKNEVDSEEIAGVLRQSGMGVDGSAANPEVTIINTCGFLESSKQESIEAIKKAVRTKGHGKVIVAGCLAQRLGEELVRLAPGADAYIGVGQMGRFSEIVANTLVASAPILEVEPPHHRWADVTTRARTGRPWSAYLKVSEGCDHQCTFCTIPSFRGKHQSKPMERVLEEARHLARTGAREINLIAQDVTQYGYDLYRKFTLPTLLKELDAIDGIEWTRLLYFYPNRLTDEVIEAMAGLKSVVPYIDIPLQHVHPDTLRRMKRPWEGERYLQVFEKVRHAMPDVAIRTTYIVGFPGETEEEFKALLDFTREARLDRVGAFLFSREPGTPSYDMPGQVPTKVKRDRYDRLMRLQQVISREKNRAWEGRNLRVLIEEGRDGWSAARSHRDAPEIDGWVYVQGEHTPGLFMDVTVTEGTDYDLMAVPIGTAPVNKRPLTSLRMAKPRPPV from the coding sequence ATGCCGGAAAAACCCAAGAACGCGCGCATTATCACCCTCGGATGCGCCAAGAACGAGGTCGATAGCGAGGAAATCGCGGGCGTCCTCCGCCAGTCCGGCATGGGAGTGGACGGATCTGCCGCCAACCCCGAAGTCACGATCATCAACACCTGCGGATTCCTGGAGTCCAGCAAGCAAGAATCGATCGAGGCGATCAAGAAGGCGGTACGGACGAAGGGACACGGCAAGGTGATCGTCGCAGGCTGCCTCGCCCAGCGGCTGGGCGAAGAACTCGTCCGACTGGCCCCCGGCGCGGACGCCTACATCGGTGTGGGTCAGATGGGCCGCTTCAGTGAGATCGTCGCAAACACGCTCGTCGCCTCGGCACCAATTCTTGAAGTTGAACCGCCACACCACCGCTGGGCCGACGTTACCACCCGAGCCCGCACCGGGCGACCTTGGTCCGCCTATCTCAAGGTGAGCGAGGGGTGCGACCACCAGTGCACGTTTTGCACCATCCCGAGTTTCCGCGGCAAGCACCAAAGCAAGCCGATGGAACGGGTTCTGGAAGAGGCCCGGCACCTCGCCCGCACGGGAGCGCGCGAGATAAACCTCATCGCCCAAGATGTCACCCAGTACGGCTACGACCTATACCGCAAGTTCACGCTCCCGACGCTCCTGAAAGAGCTCGACGCGATCGATGGCATCGAGTGGACCCGTCTGCTGTACTTTTATCCGAATCGCCTCACTGACGAGGTGATCGAGGCGATGGCCGGGCTCAAATCGGTCGTGCCCTACATCGACATCCCGTTGCAGCACGTCCACCCTGACACCCTGCGCCGCATGAAGCGGCCCTGGGAAGGCGAACGCTACCTCCAAGTTTTTGAGAAAGTCCGCCACGCGATGCCCGACGTCGCGATCCGAACCACCTACATCGTCGGCTTCCCCGGCGAGACGGAGGAAGAGTTCAAGGCTCTGCTCGATTTCACCCGTGAGGCTCGGCTCGACCGGGTCGGAGCGTTCCTCTTCTCGCGCGAACCCGGCACCCCCAGCTACGATATGCCCGGTCAGGTGCCGACCAAGGTGAAGCGGGATCGCTACGACAGGCTCATGCGGCTGCAGCAAGTGATCTCCCGCGAGAAGAACCGAGCGTGGGAGGGCCGAAACCTACGAGTGCTCATCGAAGAGGGACGCGACGGGTGGAGCGCCGCCCGCTCGCATCGAGATGCGCCCGAAATCGACGGCTGGGTCTACGTCCAAGGCGAGCACACCCCAGGGCTGTTCATGGATGTGACCGTCACGGAAGGGACAGATTACGACCTGATGGCCGTTCCCATCGGCACCGCACCCGTAAACAAGCGACCCCTCACCAGCTTGCGCATGGCCAAACCACGCCCGCCGGTCTAG
- a CDS encoding phosphoribosylaminoimidazolesuccinocarboxamide synthase — protein sequence MVMLSGAALAGLPEPRSGKVREVYDLGSEVLIVSTDRISAFDVIMQTGVPDKGRILNQMSLFWFDRLHDICPNHVIASSEREIRARVPQSAEPLIGRTTIARKATPLPVECVVRGYITGSLYKEYRAGQTAIAGLPQGLLDGSRLADPIFTPSTKAMSGHDENISFNQMVDTVGREVAEQARDWTLELYIRARDHAERQGLILADTKFEFGLTEDGLILIDEALTPDSSRYWEASLWKPGGAQPSFDKQFLRDYLESIGWAKTPPGPELPDHVVSQTRAKYLEAFRRIVGRELDAATL from the coding sequence ATGGTGATGCTCTCTGGGGCGGCCCTCGCGGGCTTGCCGGAACCCCGTAGCGGCAAGGTCCGCGAGGTCTACGATCTGGGCAGCGAGGTTCTGATTGTGTCGACTGACCGCATCTCGGCGTTTGACGTGATCATGCAGACCGGGGTGCCCGACAAGGGGCGCATCCTGAACCAGATGTCACTTTTCTGGTTCGACCGCTTGCACGACATCTGCCCCAACCACGTCATCGCCTCCTCGGAGCGCGAGATCCGCGCGCGGGTGCCGCAGAGCGCAGAGCCTCTGATCGGGCGGACGACGATTGCCCGTAAGGCGACTCCGTTGCCCGTAGAGTGCGTCGTGCGGGGCTACATCACGGGCTCGCTTTACAAGGAGTATCGCGCGGGACAGACAGCGATTGCGGGATTGCCTCAGGGCCTACTTGACGGTTCCCGACTCGCGGATCCGATCTTCACCCCTTCAACCAAAGCGATGAGCGGACATGATGAGAACATCTCTTTTAACCAAATGGTTGATACAGTGGGGCGTGAGGTCGCGGAGCAGGCTCGGGATTGGACGCTGGAACTGTATATCCGGGCTCGCGACCACGCTGAAAGGCAAGGGCTGATTCTGGCCGATACCAAGTTTGAATTCGGTCTAACCGAGGATGGACTGATCCTGATCGATGAGGCGCTGACCCCCGACAGCTCGCGGTACTGGGAGGCCAGCCTTTGGAAACCCGGTGGAGCGCAGCCAAGCTTTGACAAGCAGTTCCTACGTGACTATCTGGAGTCGATCGGCTGGGCGAAAACTCCGCCCGGGCCAGAGCTGCCTGACCACGTCGTGAGTCAGACGCGCGCAAAGTACCTGGAGGCCTTCCGGCGGATCGTGGGCCGGGAGTTGGATGCGGCTACTCTATAA
- a CDS encoding alpha/beta fold hydrolase — MIWVVVAILLYVAIQVVAVLVSIRPYRIPIFHSPGALGAPQESVEFQNPDGIMLRGWWSETPGALDVVILVHGYMMNRSESAAVAHWFWKRGFSTLCIDLRAHGRSGGKRCGFGWHERADVESAIDWVKAKVPEGRVLLWGSSMGAAACAFATLDRRGVVHGLILDSAFSRLLDAVSGWWVFVGGKWLSIFLWPTPLVARLMLKFSPKDVDVAHALEAAGELPILLLHGTHDTLADPSQASRNFNVLGSRGELVWFEGCQHAEGRWVHPEQYYAAMDKFLTDYSFLPQASADELQPS, encoded by the coding sequence ATGATTTGGGTAGTCGTTGCGATCTTGCTGTATGTTGCGATTCAGGTGGTGGCCGTCTTGGTCAGCATCCGGCCGTATCGCATTCCCATATTCCACTCGCCCGGAGCACTTGGCGCACCCCAGGAATCGGTCGAGTTTCAGAATCCGGACGGGATCATGCTGCGCGGGTGGTGGAGCGAGACTCCCGGTGCACTGGACGTGGTCATTCTTGTCCACGGCTACATGATGAACCGGTCCGAATCGGCCGCGGTGGCGCACTGGTTCTGGAAGCGCGGCTTCAGTACGCTGTGCATCGATCTGCGGGCCCACGGCCGAAGCGGAGGGAAGCGGTGCGGATTTGGCTGGCACGAGCGGGCCGATGTGGAGTCTGCGATCGACTGGGTGAAGGCGAAGGTGCCCGAAGGACGCGTGCTACTGTGGGGCTCAAGTATGGGCGCGGCGGCGTGTGCGTTTGCGACGCTCGATCGCCGAGGCGTAGTGCATGGGCTCATTCTTGACTCCGCGTTCTCGCGGCTGCTGGACGCGGTTTCGGGTTGGTGGGTGTTCGTCGGAGGCAAGTGGCTGTCGATTTTCTTGTGGCCAACCCCACTGGTGGCGCGGCTGATGCTCAAGTTCTCCCCGAAGGACGTCGATGTCGCCCACGCGCTCGAAGCGGCGGGGGAACTGCCCATTTTGCTCCTGCACGGGACCCACGATACGTTGGCCGATCCCAGCCAGGCGAGTCGAAACTTCAACGTTTTGGGTTCGCGGGGTGAACTTGTTTGGTTCGAAGGGTGCCAGCATGCCGAGGGTCGCTGGGTCCATCCGGAGCAGTATTACGCGGCGATGGACAAGTTTTTGACCGACTATTCTTTCCTACCGCAAGCATCTGCCGACGAACTTCAACCGTCTTAG
- a CDS encoding RNA-binding protein gives MLALNFYSEIYEDILHKGRKTATIRLGDKSDKYRAGEIIWITVGPRYGTKRKLYTGVIDRVEVKPIMELSPRDIERENPEFRNQDDVIGLLGRVYQEFVTPAHTVTVVYFSKIEEGSASDWKL, from the coding sequence ATGCTAGCCCTTAACTTCTACTCCGAGATCTACGAAGACATTTTGCACAAGGGGCGAAAGACTGCAACAATTCGACTCGGCGACAAAAGCGATAAGTATCGCGCGGGCGAAATCATCTGGATTACGGTTGGCCCCCGCTACGGAACGAAGCGCAAGCTCTACACGGGCGTCATTGACCGTGTCGAAGTCAAGCCCATCATGGAGCTGTCACCCCGCGATATCGAGCGAGAGAACCCCGAGTTTCGCAACCAAGACGATGTGATCGGCTTGCTCGGTCGTGTTTACCAGGAGTTCGTAACTCCCGCGCACACCGTCACCGTGGTGTACTTCTCGAAAATCGAGGAAGGCTCGGCGTCCGACTGGAAGCTCTAA